ACGATGCCCGTGCCGAAGAGTTCACCTGCCACGGCCCACTCGACGCGGCCCGTCAACCGGTACATGCTCCCCGCCAGGAAGGCGCCGATCATCCCGCCCGGGAACGCAAGCAGTGTCCCGGTGCCCAGCAGATTGCGCAAGAGGCCCACCGCGAACGCAATCATGGCTGCAGGCACAGGGCCCAGCAGCACGCCCGCCAGCACGTTGATGGCATGCTGCACGGGAAAGGCCTTGGCAACCCCCGTCGGAATCCAGAACAGGTGGGCGGTCAGGGTTCCGATAGCCGCCAGCGTTCCGGCGGTGGCGAGCTCTCGTGTTCCGAGGCGGACGGGGTGCCAGCGTACGTGGACGAGCCACCCCGCCGCGGCCAGTAGCGCAAAGGAAAGCAGAACAAA
This genomic window from Bacillota bacterium contains:
- the thiW gene encoding energy coupling factor transporter S component ThiW, whose product is MTSWGFVLLSFALLAAAGWLVHVRWHPVRLGTRELATAGTLAAIGTLTAHLFWIPTGVAKAFPVQHAINVLAGVLLGPVPAAMIAFAVGLLRNLLGTGTLLAFPGGMIGAFLAGSMYRLTGRVEWAVAGELFGTGIVGGLAAYPVVIWVMGHPAAPFFYVVPFLLSSGAGAAIAYGLLAALQRTGAVVLQSRRAHDR